A part of Lacinutrix sp. 5H-3-7-4 genomic DNA contains:
- a CDS encoding GLPGLI family protein, with product MRKFLLPLIFLFCLFSFGQTAGTIEYIYTKKLGVDYQTVGVLQFTSNYSSFVELSPIQLRKFNNSDEKSIVVSTIAKERPTVLINRDVDSLYSSVSLFNKKYKIKEVLPRINWVIKNKFKNSSIYKCQLATGEFRGRQYSVWFTQDIPLPYGPWKLQGLPGVILEAHDSLNQIIFKAKSIKLDTKIDLEEIKYSKAYELKTFIALKKKIYLEKERSISSKMPRNGSMKLSLPLRKTQKEITYEWEAKNTEN from the coding sequence ATGAGAAAATTTTTATTACCATTAATTTTTTTGTTTTGTCTTTTTAGTTTTGGGCAAACAGCGGGAACTATAGAGTATATTTATACAAAAAAATTGGGTGTAGATTACCAAACCGTAGGAGTATTACAGTTCACTTCAAACTATTCAAGTTTTGTAGAATTAAGTCCAATACAACTACGAAAATTTAATAATAGTGATGAGAAATCTATTGTTGTAAGTACTATAGCTAAGGAAAGGCCAACAGTACTTATTAATAGAGATGTTGATAGCCTATACAGTAGTGTTTCATTATTTAATAAAAAGTACAAGATTAAAGAAGTGTTGCCTAGAATTAATTGGGTAATAAAAAATAAATTTAAAAACTCTAGTATCTATAAATGTCAACTAGCTACAGGAGAATTTAGAGGTAGGCAATATAGTGTATGGTTTACTCAAGATATTCCACTTCCTTATGGACCTTGGAAATTACAAGGATTACCAGGTGTGATTTTAGAAGCTCATGATAGTTTAAATCAAATTATTTTTAAAGCAAAATCCATAAAACTAGATACTAAAATCGATCTTGAAGAAATAAAATACTCTAAAGCATATGAGTTGAAAACCTTTATAGCCTTAAAAAAGAAAATTTACTTAGAAAAAGAAAGAAGTATAAGTTCTAAAATGCCACGAAATGGAAGTATGAAACTTAGTCTACCTTTAAGAAAAACTCAAAAAGAAATAACCTACGAATGGGAAGCAAAAAACACAGAAAATTAA
- a CDS encoding serine hydrolase — translation MKFLKNLLKVLVVLFGLLIAILYITDTDYLLKAVRTIYMRGYTTAFLDDYKRFDNRTIDVGTPQPWPNHKNYNTAKETETLQKANKDWGTVAYVIIKNDSIWYENYFDGYNENSKSNSFSMAKSYVSGLLGKALMEGYIKSLDEPVCNYLPEFCDGLAAKMTVGDLSTMSSGTNWDEAYYSPLSITTRAYFDDDLAKVMNGLKVVEEPGKAFKYASGDTQMLAMVIEKATGKKLYTYLEESFWKPLGSENQTLWQVDSDNHDLVKAYCCIASNAKDFARFGKLYKDHGKWNGKQVLDSAFVAKSLTPKFDPVYGYGWWLKNYNGKDFKMMRGHLGQYVIVQPEDNVIIVRLGHQKSPDAGIGHYTKDISLYIDEAYKMLNQNEN, via the coding sequence ATGAAATTTCTAAAAAACCTTTTAAAAGTACTTGTAGTACTATTTGGCTTACTAATTGCCATACTTTACATTACAGACACAGATTATTTATTAAAAGCGGTAAGAACCATTTATATGCGTGGTTACACAACTGCTTTCTTAGATGATTATAAAAGATTTGATAATCGTACAATAGATGTTGGTACACCTCAACCATGGCCAAATCACAAAAATTACAATACTGCCAAAGAAACTGAAACCCTACAAAAAGCAAATAAAGATTGGGGAACTGTAGCTTATGTTATTATTAAAAACGACAGTATTTGGTACGAGAATTATTTTGATGGCTATAACGAAAACTCAAAATCAAATTCATTTTCTATGGCAAAAAGCTACGTTTCGGGATTATTAGGCAAAGCTTTAATGGAAGGTTACATAAAAAGTCTAGACGAACCTGTTTGTAATTATTTGCCAGAATTTTGTGATGGCTTAGCTGCAAAAATGACTGTTGGAGATTTATCTACAATGAGCTCTGGTACTAATTGGGACGAAGCTTATTATTCTCCATTATCTATTACTACACGTGCTTATTTTGATGATGACTTAGCAAAAGTAATGAATGGCTTAAAGGTTGTTGAAGAACCTGGAAAAGCCTTTAAATATGCCAGTGGTGATACACAAATGTTAGCAATGGTTATAGAAAAAGCTACAGGAAAAAAATTATATACATATTTAGAAGAAAGCTTCTGGAAACCTTTAGGTAGCGAAAACCAAACACTTTGGCAAGTAGATAGTGATAACCACGATTTAGTTAAAGCATATTGCTGTATTGCAAGTAATGCAAAAGATTTTGCACGCTTTGGAAAACTATATAAAGACCACGGTAAATGGAATGGCAAACAAGTTTTAGACTCTGCTTTTGTTGCCAAATCTTTAACTCCTAAATTCGATCCTGTTTACGGTTATGGTTGGTGGCTTAAAAACTATAATGGCAAAGATTTTAAAATGATGCGTGGTCACTTAGGACAATATGTAATTGTGCAACCAGAGGACAATGTTATAATTGTTCGTTTAGGACACCAAAAATCACCAGATGCAGGCATTGGCCATTATACAAAGGATATTTCGCTTTATATAGATGAGGCTTATAAAATGTTAAACCAAAATGAAAATTAA
- a CDS encoding CoA transferase subunit B — MLDKTGIAKRIAKEVQDGYYVNLGIGIPTLVANYVRDDIEVEFQSENGVLGMGPFPFDGEEDADIINAGKQTITTLPGASFFDSATSFAMIRGQHVHLTILGAMEVAENGDIANWKIPGKMVKGMGGAMDLVASAENIIVAMMHTNRAGASKLLKKCSLPLTGVGCVKKIVTNLAVLEVTEKGFKLLERAPGVTVEEIKQATEGTLIVEGDIPEMSL; from the coding sequence ATGTTAGACAAAACAGGAATAGCTAAACGTATTGCAAAAGAAGTACAAGATGGCTACTATGTAAATTTAGGAATAGGAATTCCAACCTTAGTTGCAAACTATGTGCGTGACGATATAGAAGTAGAATTTCAAAGTGAAAATGGCGTGCTTGGTATGGGACCATTTCCTTTTGATGGCGAAGAAGATGCCGACATTATTAATGCCGGAAAACAAACCATAACAACTTTGCCCGGAGCTAGTTTTTTTGATAGCGCAACAAGTTTTGCCATGATTCGTGGTCAACATGTGCATTTAACCATTTTAGGCGCTATGGAAGTTGCAGAAAATGGAGATATTGCCAACTGGAAAATACCAGGAAAAATGGTGAAAGGTATGGGTGGCGCTATGGATTTAGTTGCAAGTGCCGAAAATATTATTGTAGCAATGATGCATACAAATAGAGCAGGAGCATCAAAACTACTTAAAAAATGCTCATTACCATTAACGGGTGTTGGTTGTGTAAAAAAAATAGTAACCAATCTCGCTGTTTTAGAAGTAACAGAAAAAGGATTTAAACTTTTAGAACGCGCTCCAGGAGTTACAGTAGAAGAAATTAAACAAGCCACAGAAGGCACTTTAATTGTTGAAGGAGATATTCCAGAAATGAGTTTATAG
- a CDS encoding GEVED domain-containing protein, with amino-acid sequence MKKTITLSLLSFLFVFCAFAQEDRKCATMENLEYRKQNDPNLEQRMQDIEQFTKLKVQQMDNSQNKIVGNVITLPVVVHVLYRNSTENISVAQIQSQLDVLNEDFRRTNPDADNAWSQAADSEIEFCLATVDPNGNATTGITRKSTTRRDWGTSDDMKRSSTGGIDPWNTSEYLNMWIVPQMLSNGGTILGYAQFPGGNAATDGVVMGYNYFGRTGAVTAPFDGGRTTTHEVGHYLNLRHIWGDSNCGNDFVSDTPTHQTSNGGCPVGQTSCGSTDMVQNYMDYTNDSCMNLFTLGQKNRMRAVLAAGGARRSLALSDKCGAVAQPTCTDGIQNGNETGVDCGGSCTPCQTGTQYCASQGNSVNDEYISRVQVGSINNPSGAQLYSDFTNTSTDLNKGSSYTITVTPTWTGTTYSEGYAAWIDYNDDGDFTDSGEQIFSLAATQSSPVSGTFTVPSGTANGDKRLRVSMKYNGIPTSCETFSYGEVEDYTVTIKTGTTTPPPTGCSGAISSFPYNEGFESNFGGWTQGSGDDFNWTRRSGSTPSSNTGPSSASAGSQYAYMESSAPNYSTKRALLVSPCFNLAGQNQATFSFKYHMYGAAAMGNLKVAVSTNSGSSWTTVWTQSGNQGNAWQNASIDLSSYAGSSVQLRFDGTTGTTWQGDMAIDAISLTNGAADKCAGVAPYNSGQSYAVGDQVTYNGSLYQRTSSGWTNLGTCGTARTTNEGFVQYLDVQVSVYPNPVSGNTLFVKSNIEKLPFTVVNMLGQQVAKGTSTNGVNVGNLEAGMYMIQFNVNDKIETRKFIKQ; translated from the coding sequence ATGAAAAAAACAATTACTTTATCATTATTGAGTTTTTTATTTGTCTTTTGTGCCTTCGCGCAAGAAGACAGAAAATGTGCTACAATGGAAAATTTGGAGTATAGAAAACAAAACGACCCTAATCTTGAACAAAGAATGCAAGATATTGAACAGTTCACAAAGCTAAAAGTACAGCAAATGGACAATTCACAAAACAAAATTGTAGGTAATGTAATAACCTTACCTGTTGTTGTACATGTATTATACCGTAATTCTACCGAAAATATAAGTGTAGCTCAAATTCAATCTCAGTTAGACGTATTAAATGAAGACTTTAGGCGTACTAATCCAGATGCAGATAATGCTTGGTCTCAAGCAGCAGATTCTGAAATAGAATTTTGCTTAGCAACTGTAGATCCAAATGGTAATGCAACCACTGGAATTACTAGAAAATCAACAACACGTCGTGATTGGGGAACTAGTGATGATATGAAGCGTTCGTCTACAGGAGGAATTGATCCTTGGAATACTAGTGAGTATTTAAACATGTGGATTGTACCACAAATGTTAAGTAACGGAGGTACAATTTTAGGTTATGCTCAGTTTCCAGGTGGTAATGCAGCAACAGATGGTGTTGTAATGGGTTATAACTATTTTGGTAGAACAGGAGCAGTAACAGCACCGTTTGATGGTGGTAGAACAACAACACACGAAGTTGGTCACTACTTAAATCTTCGTCATATTTGGGGTGATAGTAACTGTGGTAACGATTTTGTGAGTGATACACCTACGCACCAAACCTCTAATGGTGGTTGTCCAGTAGGGCAAACCTCTTGTGGATCTACAGATATGGTACAAAACTATATGGATTACACTAACGATTCTTGTATGAATCTTTTTACACTTGGTCAAAAAAACAGAATGCGAGCAGTATTAGCAGCTGGCGGAGCAAGACGAAGTTTAGCACTATCAGATAAATGTGGAGCAGTAGCACAACCAACATGTACAGATGGTATACAAAATGGAAACGAAACAGGAGTAGACTGTGGCGGTTCTTGTACACCATGTCAAACAGGAACACAATATTGCGCATCTCAAGGTAACAGTGTAAACGATGAGTATATCTCAAGAGTACAAGTAGGAAGTATTAATAATCCTTCTGGAGCACAGTTATATTCAGATTTTACAAACACATCTACAGATTTAAATAAAGGTTCAAGCTACACAATAACAGTAACACCAACTTGGACAGGAACAACGTATAGCGAAGGTTATGCAGCGTGGATAGATTATAACGACGATGGTGATTTTACAGACTCAGGAGAACAAATTTTCTCGCTTGCAGCAACACAATCATCACCAGTTAGTGGCACGTTTACAGTACCTTCAGGAACTGCAAATGGAGATAAGCGTTTACGTGTTTCTATGAAATATAATGGTATACCAACTTCTTGCGAAACATTCTCTTATGGAGAAGTAGAAGATTATACAGTAACAATAAAAACAGGAACAACAACGCCACCACCAACAGGATGTAGTGGAGCAATTTCATCTTTCCCTTATAACGAAGGTTTTGAGTCTAACTTTGGAGGATGGACACAAGGTAGCGGAGACGATTTTAACTGGACAAGGCGCTCTGGTTCTACGCCATCAAGCAACACAGGGCCATCAAGCGCAAGTGCTGGATCTCAATATGCTTATATGGAATCTTCGGCACCAAATTATTCTACAAAAAGAGCATTATTAGTATCGCCATGCTTTAATTTAGCAGGACAAAATCAAGCCACTTTTAGTTTTAAATACCACATGTACGGTGCAGCAGCAATGGGTAACCTAAAAGTAGCAGTAAGTACAAATAGCGGTTCATCATGGACTACCGTTTGGACGCAGTCTGGAAATCAAGGTAACGCTTGGCAAAATGCAAGTATAGATTTATCATCTTATGCAGGAAGCTCAGTTCAATTAAGGTTCGATGGTACAACAGGTACAACATGGCAAGGAGATATGGCAATAGATGCCATTAGTTTAACCAATGGCGCAGCAGATAAATGTGCAGGAGTAGCACCATATAATAGCGGTCAATCTTACGCTGTTGGAGATCAAGTAACCTATAATGGTTCATTATATCAAAGAACATCAAGCGGGTGGACTAATCTTGGTACTTGTGGTACAGCAAGAACAACAAACGAAGGTTTTGTACAGTACCTTGACGTACAAGTATCTGTATATCCAAATCCAGTAAGTGGTAATACACTATTTGTAAAATCTAACATAGAAAAATTACCATTTACAGTAGTAAACATGTTGGGTCAACAAGTAGCAAAAGGAACCTCGACAAATGGTGTTAACGTAGGGAATTTAGAAGCAGGAATGTACATGATTCAATTTAACGTAAACGATAAAATAGAAACCAGAAAGTTTATTAAGCAATAA
- a CDS encoding ABC transporter ATP-binding protein: MSTLLTVNNLSISFINNKKENEIIHGITYQLNANEILGIVGESGSGKSVSTAAILGLLPKKISKITSGSIIFQGEDLTKITAKAFQEIRGKKIGMIFQEPMSALNPSMTCGKQVEEILNIHTTLSKKEITNQTLLLFSKVKLPNPDRVFKAYPHEISGGQKQRVMIAMAIACKPQILIADEPTTALDVTVQNEIIALLKELQEETKMSILFITHDLSLISQIANRVLVMYKGDIVEQNTVSNIFNNPEHKYTKALINSRPSLNTRLKTLPTIKDVMNNSVDSQIITAGMRAEQHSKIYSNEPLLEVKNLEKEYVGKSGLFSKAEIFKAVNNVTFNLYEGETLGLVGESGCGKSTLGNAILLLDRPTAGSILFKGKDITTLNTKEVKTLRKEIQIIFQDPYSSLNPRLTIGEAIMEPMKVHKLFTTYSKRKEKAIEILNRVGLDNSHFNRYPHEFSGGQRQRVGIARTVALQPKLIICDESVSALDISVQAQVLNLLNELKEKFGFTYIFISHDLAVVKYMSDQLLVMNKGKIEELDDADVIYKSPKKAYTKKLINAIPKGL; this comes from the coding sequence ATGAGTACTCTACTAACAGTAAATAATCTTTCAATTTCTTTTATTAATAATAAAAAAGAGAATGAAATTATCCATGGTATTACTTACCAACTAAATGCTAATGAAATTTTAGGAATTGTTGGAGAATCTGGTTCTGGAAAATCTGTTTCTACAGCTGCAATATTAGGGTTATTACCTAAAAAGATTTCTAAAATCACTTCTGGAAGTATTATTTTTCAAGGTGAAGATTTAACCAAAATAACAGCTAAAGCTTTTCAAGAAATAAGAGGAAAAAAAATTGGTATGATTTTTCAAGAACCAATGAGTGCTTTAAATCCTTCTATGACTTGTGGCAAACAGGTTGAAGAAATTTTAAATATACATACAACTTTATCAAAAAAAGAGATTACAAACCAAACCCTTTTGTTATTTAGTAAGGTAAAGTTGCCAAATCCTGATCGCGTGTTTAAAGCTTATCCTCATGAAATTTCTGGAGGACAAAAACAACGTGTAATGATTGCAATGGCTATTGCTTGTAAACCACAAATTTTAATTGCAGATGAACCTACCACTGCGCTAGACGTTACTGTACAGAATGAGATAATAGCTTTACTAAAAGAATTGCAAGAAGAAACTAAAATGAGTATTCTGTTTATAACTCACGATTTATCATTAATCTCCCAAATTGCAAATCGGGTTTTAGTAATGTATAAGGGAGATATTGTTGAGCAGAATACGGTTTCAAACATTTTTAATAATCCAGAACATAAATACACAAAAGCTTTAATTAATTCTAGACCTTCTTTAAATACCAGGTTAAAAACGTTACCTACTATTAAGGATGTTATGAATAATAGTGTCGATTCCCAAATAATAACTGCAGGTATGCGTGCAGAACAACATAGTAAAATATACAGTAATGAGCCTTTACTTGAGGTTAAAAATCTAGAAAAAGAATATGTTGGGAAATCTGGTTTATTTTCTAAAGCTGAAATATTTAAGGCAGTAAATAATGTTACTTTTAATTTATATGAAGGTGAAACACTAGGTTTAGTAGGAGAATCTGGTTGCGGAAAATCTACATTAGGAAATGCTATTTTATTGTTAGACAGGCCAACTGCCGGATCTATATTATTTAAAGGAAAAGATATTACAACTTTAAATACTAAAGAAGTAAAAACACTTAGAAAAGAAATACAAATAATATTTCAAGATCCATACTCTTCTCTAAATCCAAGACTAACTATTGGTGAAGCTATAATGGAACCCATGAAAGTTCATAAATTATTTACCACATATAGTAAAAGAAAAGAAAAAGCCATAGAGATATTAAACAGGGTTGGCTTAGATAATTCACATTTTAATAGGTATCCACATGAATTTTCTGGTGGACAACGCCAGCGTGTTGGTATAGCAAGAACTGTTGCCTTACAACCCAAATTAATTATATGCGATGAATCTGTATCTGCTTTAGATATTTCTGTTCAAGCACAGGTTTTAAATTTACTAAACGAATTAAAAGAGAAATTTGGATTTACTTATATCTTTATTTCTCATGATTTAGCTGTGGTTAAATATATGAGTGATCAATTATTGGTAATGAATAAAGGAAAAATAGAAGAGTTAGATGATGCTGATGTTATTTACAAGTCACCTAAAAAAGCGTATACTAAAAAACTAATTAATGCTATACCAAAAGGTTTATAG
- a CDS encoding CoA transferase subunit A: MINKKVNAVSDAVKGISDNMTFMLGGFGLSGIPENAIAALVKSGIKGLTCISNNAGVDDFGLGLLLQQKQIKKMVSSYVGENDEFERQMLSGELDVELIPQGTLAERCRAAQAGFPAIYTPAGYGTEVAEGKETREFDGKMYVLEHAFKADFAFVKAWKGDAAGNLIFKGTARNFNPVMCGAAQITVAEVEELVPVGELDPNQIHIPGIFVQRIFQGEKYEKRIEQRTVRTRE; the protein is encoded by the coding sequence ATGATTAATAAAAAAGTAAACGCTGTTAGTGATGCTGTAAAAGGAATAAGCGATAACATGACATTTATGTTAGGTGGTTTTGGCTTATCTGGAATACCAGAAAACGCCATTGCAGCTTTAGTTAAAAGCGGAATTAAAGGCTTAACCTGTATTTCTAATAATGCAGGAGTAGACGATTTTGGCTTAGGCTTATTATTACAACAAAAACAAATAAAAAAAATGGTATCCTCTTACGTTGGTGAGAATGATGAGTTCGAGCGCCAAATGCTATCTGGAGAATTAGACGTAGAACTAATACCACAAGGTACATTAGCCGAGCGTTGTCGTGCAGCACAAGCTGGTTTTCCAGCAATTTATACGCCAGCAGGATACGGAACAGAAGTTGCCGAAGGTAAAGAAACACGTGAGTTTGATGGTAAAATGTATGTTTTAGAACATGCCTTTAAAGCAGATTTTGCTTTTGTAAAAGCTTGGAAAGGTGATGCAGCTGGAAACTTAATATTTAAAGGCACAGCAAGAAACTTTAATCCTGTAATGTGTGGAGCAGCTCAAATAACTGTAGCTGAGGTTGAAGAACTTGTTCCTGTAGGAGAATTAGATCCTAATCAAATTCATATTCCAGGCATATTTGTACAGCGTATTTTTCAAGGTGAAAAGTATGAAAAACGAATAGAGCAAAGAACAGTTCGTACACGAGAATAA
- a CDS encoding 3'-5' exonuclease yields the protein MISKLNLENILFLDIETVPETHNFSDLDKTKQALWEAKSRYQRKEEFTPEEFYDRAGIWAEFGKIICISVGYFTNQGDTRLFRTTSFYGEEPTLLKAFKNLLISHFSQAKHLLCAHNGKEFDFPYIARRMIINGIELPYKLNLFGKKPWEVPHLDTLELWKFGDYKTYTSLKLMTNVLGVPSPKDDIDGSEVYRVYYEENDIDRIITYCEKDTIAVAQIFLRLRGERILSDEEIIHV from the coding sequence ATGATCTCTAAACTCAACTTAGAAAATATTTTATTTTTAGATATTGAAACCGTACCTGAAACACATAATTTCTCAGATTTAGATAAAACCAAACAAGCGCTTTGGGAAGCAAAATCACGCTACCAAAGAAAAGAAGAGTTTACACCTGAAGAATTTTATGATCGTGCAGGAATCTGGGCAGAATTTGGAAAAATAATTTGTATTTCGGTTGGATATTTTACAAATCAAGGCGATACACGTTTGTTTAGAACCACATCTTTTTATGGTGAAGAACCAACACTTTTAAAAGCATTTAAAAATTTATTGATTTCTCACTTTAGCCAAGCTAAACATTTATTATGCGCTCACAACGGTAAGGAATTTGACTTTCCGTACATAGCGAGACGTATGATTATTAATGGTATTGAGTTGCCATACAAGCTTAATCTTTTTGGAAAAAAACCTTGGGAAGTACCACATCTCGACACATTAGAGTTATGGAAGTTTGGCGACTATAAAACCTATACTTCTCTTAAATTAATGACTAACGTTTTAGGTGTTCCTTCTCCAAAAGATGATATTGATGGCAGTGAAGTTTATCGTGTTTATTACGAAGAAAATGATATTGACCGTATTATAACTTATTGCGAAAAAGATACTATTGCTGTAGCACAAATATTCTTGAGACTTCGTGGTGAGCGTATTTTAAGTGATGAAGAAATTATTCACGTTTAA
- a CDS encoding carboxypeptidase-like regulatory domain-containing protein, whose product MGSKKHRKLTFITKIVVFFFLQNFCFSQAIIFGTVKDSTSNIASASVILKDSLSQSILSFAYTGKNGNYSLTTDNLGKFNLVFTSLGYEVKTVPITVKNLQENKEVNATLKIKPMSLDEVVIKSERAISIKKDTITFKTKFFVNGTEQTVEDLLKTIPGINIGTDGAIKIGNQEIEKLMIDGDDLFEKGYKILSKNMPAYPIEEVELLKNYSNNRLLKNIEESNKVALNLKLNEKSKSIWFGNIKAGLGNENFYEFKGNLMNFGKKNKYYFFTNFNNIGYDATGDINNLIKPFKVNEPSSVGDNQSVNTLINLVPDRLSFKKNRTNFNNAELTSLNAIFNPSKKIKIKTLGFFNWDEKDFFKNTIEVVNTNDANFTNIENHMYRSKSKIAFGKVNVIYNLSKNKMLEGITKYNTGSFNTNTNLLFNGNSTIENLRNTNRLFDQKINFTNKFKKNKAFLITGRFIDEKEPENYTVNQFFFQDLFPNNDGNNIEQQNLNEMQFVGVNAHLLDRKTNGDLLEIQIGNEFRKDKLISNFSIKQNNTLLSSPVGYQNSTIYHVNDLYVKSKYLLKVNNFGFIGKLNAHQLFNRLENKITLTKQNPFYINPSIGVNWKINNNNKITSTYSYNTTNTGIIDVYNNYVLNDFRSFSKGTSNINQLISSSVFLNYQLGNWSDRFFANTFILYSKNHDFFSTNSLLNQNVTQSERIIIKDREFLNFNSKLDFYIKQISSNLKLDLGFTKNEFKNIINNSNLRKVTTNNYNYGLELRSGFKGFFNYHIGTKWTTSKVKTNKNNSFTNNMSFLDLTFVLKKKFDATLKTESYYLGSLQSDKAYYFLDFNTRYKLIKDKLTLSLNGKNIFNTKFFRNFSISDIGTSAAEYRLIPRYILLKMEYRF is encoded by the coding sequence ATGGGAAGCAAAAAACACAGAAAATTAACTTTTATTACTAAAATTGTTGTTTTCTTTTTTCTTCAAAACTTTTGTTTTTCTCAAGCAATCATTTTTGGGACTGTTAAAGACAGTACAAGCAATATAGCTTCTGCAAGTGTAATATTAAAAGATAGTTTATCACAATCAATTTTAAGTTTTGCCTACACAGGTAAAAATGGAAATTATAGCTTGACAACAGATAATCTAGGGAAGTTTAATTTAGTTTTTACTTCACTTGGTTACGAAGTTAAAACGGTTCCAATAACAGTAAAAAATTTACAAGAAAATAAGGAGGTTAATGCAACTTTAAAAATTAAACCAATGAGTTTAGACGAAGTTGTTATTAAAAGCGAACGTGCAATATCTATTAAAAAAGACACTATCACATTTAAAACTAAATTTTTTGTAAACGGTACAGAGCAAACAGTAGAAGACTTATTAAAAACAATTCCTGGAATAAATATAGGTACAGATGGTGCAATAAAAATTGGTAATCAAGAAATAGAAAAATTAATGATAGATGGAGACGACCTTTTTGAAAAAGGTTATAAAATTTTATCTAAAAACATGCCTGCTTATCCCATTGAAGAGGTTGAATTATTAAAAAACTATTCAAATAATAGATTGCTAAAAAATATAGAAGAAAGTAATAAAGTTGCTTTAAATTTAAAGCTTAATGAAAAATCTAAAAGTATATGGTTTGGTAATATTAAGGCAGGCTTAGGAAATGAAAATTTCTATGAATTTAAAGGTAATTTAATGAATTTTGGTAAAAAAAATAAATACTATTTTTTCACTAATTTTAATAATATAGGTTACGATGCTACTGGAGATATAAATAACTTAATTAAACCATTTAAAGTTAATGAGCCCTCTAGTGTTGGCGATAATCAAAGCGTTAACACATTAATTAATTTAGTTCCAGATAGACTTAGTTTTAAAAAAAACAGAACTAATTTTAATAACGCAGAACTTACATCTTTAAACGCAATATTTAATCCTTCAAAAAAAATAAAAATAAAAACATTAGGCTTTTTTAATTGGGATGAGAAAGATTTTTTTAAAAACACTATAGAAGTAGTAAATACAAATGATGCCAATTTTACTAATATTGAAAATCATATGTATAGAAGTAAAAGTAAAATAGCTTTTGGTAAAGTAAATGTTATTTATAACCTATCTAAAAATAAAATGCTAGAGGGCATTACTAAATATAACACTGGGAGCTTTAATACAAATACAAATCTATTATTTAATGGTAATTCGACAATAGAGAATTTGCGAAATACAAATAGACTTTTTGATCAAAAAATAAACTTTACAAATAAATTTAAAAAGAATAAAGCGTTTCTAATTACTGGTCGTTTTATAGATGAAAAAGAACCAGAAAATTATACCGTAAATCAATTTTTTTTTCAAGATTTATTTCCAAATAATGACGGGAATAATATTGAGCAACAAAATTTAAACGAAATGCAATTTGTTGGTGTTAATGCTCACTTATTAGATAGAAAAACAAATGGAGACCTATTAGAGATACAGATTGGAAATGAATTTAGGAAAGATAAATTAATATCCAATTTCTCAATAAAACAAAACAATACTTTATTAAGTAGTCCAGTAGGTTATCAAAATAGTACTATTTACCATGTGAATGATTTATATGTAAAAAGTAAATATCTATTAAAAGTTAATAATTTTGGTTTTATAGGGAAATTAAATGCGCATCAACTTTTTAATCGGTTAGAAAATAAAATTACTTTAACTAAACAAAATCCCTTTTATATTAACCCAAGTATAGGAGTAAATTGGAAGATAAATAATAATAATAAAATAACAAGTACCTATTCATATAATACAACAAACACAGGTATTATAGATGTCTATAATAACTATGTTTTAAATGATTTTCGTTCTTTTTCAAAAGGAACTTCTAATATTAATCAATTGATATCTTCAAGTGTTTTTTTAAACTATCAATTGGGTAATTGGAGTGATCGTTTTTTTGCTAACACATTCATTTTATATAGTAAAAACCATGATTTCTTTTCTACTAATTCATTGCTTAATCAAAACGTTACTCAGTCTGAAAGAATAATTATTAAAGATCGAGAATTTTTAAATTTTAATTCAAAATTAGATTTCTATATTAAGCAAATCTCTTCTAATTTAAAGCTAGATTTAGGTTTTACCAAAAATGAATTTAAAAATATTATAAACAATTCAAATTTAAGAAAAGTTACGACTAATAATTATAATTATGGTTTAGAGTTAAGGTCTGGTTTTAAAGGTTTTTTTAATTACCATATAGGAACCAAATGGACAACTTCAAAAGTAAAAACAAATAAAAATAATTCGTTTACAAATAACATGAGTTTTTTAGACTTAACATTTGTATTAAAAAAGAAGTTTGATGCGACATTAAAAACTGAATCTTATTATTTAGGTTCATTGCAGTCAGATAAGGCTTATTATTTTTTAGATTTTAATACGCGATATAAACTTATAAAAGATAAATTAACTTTATCTTTAAATGGAAAGAATATTTTTAACACTAAGTTTTTTAGAAATTTTTCAATTAGTGATATTGGTACTTCAGCAGCAGAATATAGACTTATACCAAGGTATATTTTGTTGAAAATGGAATATAGATTTTAA